The Mycolicibacterium aurum genome segment TCTACGGCGTCTCGACGGCAGCGCCGCCCGTGGCAGCCGCCGCTGACGAGACCGTCGCTGTGCGTGTCACCGACCTGTCGAAGACCTACGCGCTGACCAAGGGCGTGGTGTTCCGGCGCCGGATCGGCGAGGTACGCGCCGTCGACGGCGTCAGCTTCGACCTACACCAGGGCAGGACGCTGGGCATCGTCGGCGAGTCGGGGTCGGGCAAGTCGACCACGCTGCACCAGATCCTGGAGCTGACGGCACCGGAGGCGGGCACGATCGAAGTGCTCGGACACGATGTCGCGACGTTGGACCGGCGGGCTCGGCGCAACCTCCGCGGGGACCTTCAGGTGGTGTTCCAGGACCCGGTGGCATCCTTGGATCCGCGGCTCCCGGTGTTCGACGTGTTGGCCGAACCGTTGCAGGCCAACGGTTCCAGCAAGGCCGACGCCCGCGACCGGATCGCCGAGCTGCTCACGGTGGTGGGGCTGCGGCGTGAGGACGCCAGCCGATACCCTGCCGAATTCTCGGGCGGTCAGAAGCAGCGCATCGGCATCGCCCGGGCCCTGGCGCTGCAGCCGAAGATCCTGGCACTCGACGAACCGGTGTCCGCACTGGACGTCTCGATTCAGGCGGGCATCATCAATCTGTTGCTGGACCTGCAGGACCGTTTCGGGCTGGCCTACCTGTTCGTGTCGCACGATCTGTCGGTGGTGCGCCACCTCGCCCACCGGGTCGCGGTGATGCACAAGGGGAAGATCGTCGAGCAGGGCGACAGCGAGCAGGTGTTCGGAAGCCCACAGCACGAGTACACCCGGCGACTGCTGGCCGCGGTACCTCGCCCGCACGCCGATCACAGTTAGAGTCGGTCGGCATGACGTATGTGAGCTCGCGAGCAGACGGAACCACCCGCGTGCGGGGGAACGGAAACTCGCATGTTCCTTCCCGTACGCGTGCGATGTCGCGTCTGCTCGCGGTGGGGGCGGCGGTGGCGTTGATACTTTCCGGGTGCTCCAGCGGTGACACCTCGGCGCCGTCGGCCGGTGGCAACGCCGAATTGGGCGCCACGGCCGACATCAATCCGCAGGATCCCGCCACGCTGCAGCAGGGCGGCAACCTGCGCCTGGCGCTGACCGGCTTTCCCTCGAACTTCAACAACCTGCACATCGACGGCAACCTCGGCGAGATCGGACGCATGTACCGCCCGACGCTGCCCCGCGCGTTCGTCATCAAGCCCGACGGCGAGATGACGGTCAACAGCGACTATTTCACCAGCGTCGAATTGACGAGCACCGACCCTCAGGTCGTGACCTACACCATCAATCCGAAGGCGGTGTGGACCAACGACAGACCTGTCACCTGGGAGGACATCGCCGCCCAGATCAACGCCACCAGCGGCAAGGACAAGCGCTTCCTGTTCGCCTCCCCCAACGGCAGCGAGCGGGTCGCGTCGGTCACCAAAGGTGTCGACGACCGCCAGGCTGTGGTCACCTTCGCCAAGCACTACGCCGACTGGCGCGGGATGTTCGCCGGCAACGGCATGCTCTACCCGAAGGAGATGACACAGGATCCCGAAGCGTTCAACAAGGGCTTCCTGAACGGCCCCGGCCCGTCGGCTGGGCCGTTCATGGTCACCGACATCGACCGGGGTGCCCAGCGGATCACGTTGGGCCGCAACCCGAAATGGTGGGGCACGCCACCGCTGCTGGACACGATGAGCTTCACCGTGCTCGACGACGCCGCGATGTTGCCCGCGCTGGAGAACAACGCACTGGACTCGGTAGGCCTTGCGACGCTCGACGATCTGGAACGGGCCCGCCGCGCCAGCGGCGTCACCATCCGACGCGCGCCGGCACCGAACTGGTACCACCTCACGCTCAACGGCGCAGACGGCGCTCTGCTGTCAGACCCGGCACTGCGGTCCGCGATCACCAAGGGGCTCGACCGCCAGGCCATCACGGCGGTGTCCCAACGCGGCCTCACCGACAACCCGGAGGCGCTGAACAATCACATCTACCTGGCCGGCCAGGAGGGCTACCAGGACAACAGCATCGGGTTCGATCCCGAGGCCGCCAAGCGGGAGCTGGACGCGCAGGGGTGGACGCTCAACGGCCAGTTCCGCGAGAAGGACGGCCGCCGGCTCACGATCCGCGACGTCTTCTACGACGGCGCGAGCACCCGGGCCATCGCCCAGGTCGCGCAGAACCAGCTCGCCCAGATCGGCGTCAACCTGGAGCTGGTCCCCGTGGCCGGTGGCTCGTTGTTCTCCGACTACGTCACGCCGGGTAACTTCGATATCGCCCAGTTCGCCTGGGGCGGTGATGCTTTCCCATTGAGCAGCCTGACGCAGACGTACGCGTCGCAGGGCGAGAGCAACTACGGCAGGATCGGCAGCCCGCAGATCGACGCGAAGATCGAGGAGACGCTGTCGGAGCTGGACCCGGCCAGAGCTCGGGAACTTGCCAACGAACTCGACGTGATGCTGTGGGACATCGGGCACAGCCTGCCGCTGTTTCAGGCCCCCGGCAACGTCGCCGTCCGCAGCAATCTGGCCAACTACGGCCCCGCCGGCATCGGCGACATCAACTACTCGGCGATCGGGTTCATGAAGTAGTCGCCTGGCGCACCGCGCGTGGTACCGCGCCGGGGACCGCCGATTCCGCGCGGGCAGCGACGCCGATGGCGCGCACCAGCAACCGCACCGTGAGGTTGGCCGGCAGCGCATCGAGTTCCGACGAGCGGGCCGGTAGTTCGTGCATCGTGCCGGCGTTGACCGCGGTGCAGATCTCCAGGGCGGCGCGTTCACGGGTGTCGAGGATGCTGTGGCCGGCGGTGGGGAGCTCGACGAGCACCGAATCCGGGATCAGCCCGGCCTCGCGGCGGGCCACCTCCGGCGGCGTCGTCAGGTCGCGTCCACCGGAGATCACCGCGGTCGGCCAGGTGAAGCCAGGCAGGGCGCCCGGCAGGTCGTAGGGCTCGGCATCGAATTCAACGTCACCCGAAGCCATTTCCCGAAACGCGACAGCTGGGTCCAGCGGGCCGCCGTCGGGTACGGCACCGTAGTTCAGCTCGCGGTAGGCGATGCGCTCCACGAGGTCGGGCTCGTGATGGTAGGGGGTTTTGCGCTCGAGCAGCTTCCGCGTGCCCAGACCCACCGCCGCCCACAGCAGCTCCCGGCCGCCCAGCAGCAGGTCCAGCTGACGACGCAGCACGTCGGGGCCTGCCGCGCCGTACATGTCCCCGATCAGCTGGACATCCTTGGAGGTGAGCACCCCCTCGGCGGCCAGGTGCCGCACCCGCGAGGCCAGGTCGGCGCTGCCGGGTGCGAGGCCGTCCCACAGGACACGCCGTGTCTGCGCCCGCACGATGTCGATGTCGTCGGCCGACAGCAACGGCGAATCCAGGACCATCGCGTGCACCCGGTGCGGGTGACGCACACCCATCCCGGCAGCCAGGTACGAACCGTAGGAGGTGCCGTAGATGATGGCCTTGTCCACGTGGGCGTCGTCGAGCACCGCGTCGATGTCGTCGACGGCGGCGTCGACCGTCAGCGCCTCGGGCGGGAGATCGGCTCCGTTGTCGTCGTGACGGGAGAGCCCGACCCCGCGATGCTCGATCATGATGACGTCGAGACCGGCGACCGCCGCCCGCCGACGGAACGCCCGGTACAGCGCAATGGAGGCTGCTCCCGGCCCGCCGGGGATGACGACCAGCGGATTCGACGATTTGCGGCCGGTGCGCACGTAGAAGACGTCGAAGTTCTCGTCGCTGTCCTGGCGGACCGGCCGGCGAACCGGGCG includes the following:
- a CDS encoding alpha/beta fold hydrolase, yielding MTMNPRRRRAHDKLAALPGVRPVRRPVRQDSDENFDVFYVRTGRKSSNPLVVIPGGPGAASIALYRAFRRRAAVAGLDVIMIEHRGVGLSRHDDNGADLPPEALTVDAAVDDIDAVLDDAHVDKAIIYGTSYGSYLAAGMGVRHPHRVHAMVLDSPLLSADDIDIVRAQTRRVLWDGLAPGSADLASRVRHLAAEGVLTSKDVQLIGDMYGAAGPDVLRRQLDLLLGGRELLWAAVGLGTRKLLERKTPYHHEPDLVERIAYRELNYGAVPDGGPLDPAVAFREMASGDVEFDAEPYDLPGALPGFTWPTAVISGGRDLTTPPEVARREAGLIPDSVLVELPTAGHSILDTRERAALEICTAVNAGTMHELPARSSELDALPANLTVRLLVRAIGVAARAESAVPGAVPRAVRQATTS
- a CDS encoding ABC transporter family substrate-binding protein; the protein is MSRLLAVGAAVALILSGCSSGDTSAPSAGGNAELGATADINPQDPATLQQGGNLRLALTGFPSNFNNLHIDGNLGEIGRMYRPTLPRAFVIKPDGEMTVNSDYFTSVELTSTDPQVVTYTINPKAVWTNDRPVTWEDIAAQINATSGKDKRFLFASPNGSERVASVTKGVDDRQAVVTFAKHYADWRGMFAGNGMLYPKEMTQDPEAFNKGFLNGPGPSAGPFMVTDIDRGAQRITLGRNPKWWGTPPLLDTMSFTVLDDAAMLPALENNALDSVGLATLDDLERARRASGVTIRRAPAPNWYHLTLNGADGALLSDPALRSAITKGLDRQAITAVSQRGLTDNPEALNNHIYLAGQEGYQDNSIGFDPEAAKRELDAQGWTLNGQFREKDGRRLTIRDVFYDGASTRAIAQVAQNQLAQIGVNLELVPVAGGSLFSDYVTPGNFDIAQFAWGGDAFPLSSLTQTYASQGESNYGRIGSPQIDAKIEETLSELDPARARELANELDVMLWDIGHSLPLFQAPGNVAVRSNLANYGPAGIGDINYSAIGFMK